The Oncorhynchus tshawytscha isolate Ot180627B linkage group LG05, Otsh_v2.0, whole genome shotgun sequence genome includes a window with the following:
- the LOC112251747 gene encoding POU domain, class 3, transcription factor 2-like encodes MATAASNHYSVLTTPSSAPPPHSESGSMQQAAAYRDAHTLLQNDYTLPGSGHPLSHAHQWITALSHGDGAPWPSSPLGEQDVKPILQSDREEQQNSASLQQQQQQRHPHLAHQAHHDARAWRTSTATTHIPGMATSDGQSLVYSQSGFGLGGAEQMHHHSLRDEDHHSHSPHLSEHGGGGQSSLSHHQHGGHPDHSDEDTPTSDDLEQFAKQFKQRRIKLGFTQADVGLALGTLYGNVFSQTTICRFEALQLSFKNMCKLKPLLNKWLEEADSTSGSPTSLDKIAAQGRKRKKRTSIEVGVKGALESHFLKSPKPGGAEITSIADSLQLEKEVVRVWFCNRRQKEKRMTPIGGQLPGTEDMYGDTPPHHGAQTPVQ; translated from the coding sequence ATGGCGACCGCAGCGTCCAACCACTACAGCGTCCTGACTACCCCCAGCAGCGCGCCGCCGCCGCACTCGGAGTCCGGGAGCATGCAGCAGGCAGCGGCGTACAGGGACGCGCACACCCTGCTCCAGAACGACTACACGCTACCCGGCAGCGGTCATCCCCTCAGCCACGCGCACCAGTGGATAACGGCTCTGTCGCACGGGGACGGGGCTCCGTGGCCGTCGAGTCCCCTTGGAGAGCAGGACGTGAAGCCAATTCTACAGAGCGACCGGGAGGAGCAGCAGAATTCCGCTAGTctacagcaacagcagcagcagcgacatcCTCACCTAGCGCACCAGGCGCATCACGACGCCAGGGCATGGCGAACGAGCACGGCCACCACGCACATCCCCGGTATGGCGACGTCTGACGGCCAGAGCCTGGTGTATTCCCAGTCTGGGTTCGGCCTGGGGGGAGCAGAGCAGATGCACCACCACTCCTTGCGGGACGAAGACCACCACAGCCACAGCCCGCACCTGAGCGAGCATGGAGGTGGGGGCCAGTCGTCTCTCTCGCACCACCAGCACGGGGGACACCCCGACCACTCGGACGAGGACACGCCAACTTCAGACGACCTGGAGCAGTTTGCCAAGCAGTTCAAGCAGCGGCGCATCAAACTGGGCTTTACCCAAGCTGACGTGGGGCTAGCGCTCGGGACCCTGTAtggaaatgtattttcccagACCACTATCTGCAGGTTCGAGGCGCTTCAACTAAGCTTCAAAAACATGTGTAAACTCAAACCACTGCTTAACAAGTGGCTGGAGGAGGCGGATTCCACCTCTGGGAGCCCCACCAGCCTGGATAAGATCGCGGcgcaggggaggaagaggaaaaagAGAACCTCCATCGAGGTGGGCGTCAAGGGGGCTTTGGagagccattttctcaaaagtccCAAACCCGGCGGCGCAGAGATCACCTCCATAGCGGACAGCCTGCAGCTGGAGAAAGAAGTTGTGAGGGTTTGGTTTTGTAACAGACggcagaaagagaagaggatgaCGCCCATTGGAGGACAGTTACCTGGAACTGAGGACATGTATGGGGACACACCACCTCACCACGGCGCTCAAACCCCTGTACAATGA